The region GTCGCACTTGCGCTCGGCCTGCTGGCGGCGGTGTTCCTGCTGCGCGGCAAAGGCAGGCTCAGCACCTTCAACACCCAGATCTCGGACTCGATTGTGCTGGCGGCACCCATCCTGCTGATCACCAGTGCCGGGGCTGCATTCGGCGGGGTGCTGGGCAAGAGCTCCATCACCGCTTTCCTCTCCGACAACCTGGCAACGCTGGGCCTTGGCATTGCGGTGCCGTTCGTGATTTCAGCTGCCTTGAAGACGGCCCAGGGTTCCTCCACCGTTGCCATGGTGACGACGTCGGCCATGCTTCTGCCGCTGCTGGAACCGCTGGGACTGGCCGGCGGTGCCGGGCCCGTCCTCGCGGTCCTCGCTATCGGCGCCGGCGCCATGGTGGTGTCACACGCCAACGACTCGTACTTCTGGGTGGTCTCCCAGTTCAGCCGCATCCCGACTGCCACCGCGTACCGCACGCTGACACCGGCCACTGCCGTGCAGGGCATTGCAGGTTTCGCAGCGGTCTGGGTCCTGAGCCTGTTCCTGCTCTGAGTCGCTCGGCGACCGCTGGAAGGCGGCGGGGTACCCCGCCGGCCGATGAAGGTCCATACTTCTGCCGTAGCTGAAGCCGTAGACCTTGATTCCGGCGGTCCCGCCGGGCGCGGAGGGGAGCAGACATGTCCACAGTCCCCGGCAGCGGCGGTTCCGTCCTTCGCCGCAAGCCCATTGAGGAAATCGACGAGGAGAAAACCGGCAACAAGCTGTTCAAGAGCCTTGGCCTCTGGCAGCTGACGGCCATCGGCGTGGGCGGCATCATCGGCGTCGGGATCTTCACCCTCGCCGGACTGGTGGCCAACGGCGGTCCCGACGCCGCCCCCGTGGGCCCGGCCGTGCTGCTCTCCTTCCTGGTCGCCGGCCTGGCCAGCGCCGCGGCGGCCCTGTCCTACGCCGAGTTCGCCGGACTGGTGCCCCGCGCCGGGTCCGCCTACACCTACGGGTACGTGGCGCTGGGTGAACTGATCGGGTGGTTCATCGGCTGGGACCTGCTGCTGGAATACACCGCAATCGTGGCAGTGGTGGCCATCGGCATCTCCGGCTACTTCACCGAGTTCCTCGCCGGTTTCGGCATCGAGATGCCCATCTGGATGCAGGGAACCGGGGACACGGTGGAGGGCGGGCTGATCAACCTGCCCGCCGCCGTCGTCTGCCTGTTCATTACCTGGATCCTCAGCCGCGGCACCAAGACCTTCGGACGCTTTGAACTGGTGGCCGTGGGCCTGAAAGTCCTGCTCATCGTGTTCATCGTGGGACTGGGGTTCTTCTACATCAACGCGGACAACTACACCCCGTTCCTGCCCAGCGGTTTCGGGGCGGTGTTCACCGGGGCAGCCACCGTCTTCTTTGCCGTCTTCGGCTACGACGCCATGAGCACCGCCGCCGAGGAAGCCACGGACGGCAAGAAACACATGCCCAAAGCCATCCTGCTCTCCCTGGCCATCGCGATGGTCCTGTACATCCTCGCCACGCTGGTACTGACCGGAATGCAGAATTACCGGGACATCAGCCCGACCGCCGGTTTCGCCTCCGCGTTCCAATCCGTCGGGCTGCCCGTCATCGCCACCGTCATTTCAGCCTTCGCTGTGCTGTCCATCCTTACCGTGATGCTTACGTTCCTGCTCGGCGTGACCCGGGTGTGGTTCGCCATGAGCCGGGACGGGCTGCTTCCGGGCTGGTTCGCCGGAACGGACAAGCGGGGCACGCCGCAGCGGGTGACCTGGATCGCCGGCGGCACTTCCGCTTTACTGGCCGGATTCTTCCCCATTCGTGCCGTGGCAGATCTGACCAACATCGGCATCCTCGCCGCGTTCGTGGTGGTTTGCGTGGCAGTGATTGTGCTGCGCTACCGTCAGCCGGACGCCCCGCGGGAGTTCAGGCTCCCGCTGATGCCGTGGGTACCGGCGTTCGGCGTCCTCGCCTCGGGGTTCCTGATGCTGCAGCTGCACTGGGAAACCTGGCTGCGTTTCGGTATTTGGCTGGTCATCGGGGTGCTGGTTTACGCGTTCTACGGGTACAGGCATTCCCTGCTGAATCCAAACAGTCCGCGGCATCGGAGCCTCAAGATGAATCCCCGGCCGGAAAACTGACTGCAGGAGCTGCCAACACAGGACGAGGCGCGGCATCCTTCCTTCCAATTCAATAAATAGCGGCTATTATCTGCCTTATGGGTTCCGAAAAAATGGACCCTCAGTTGGGGAGAATAACCGAATGGGCAGTCAGTCTCAGGCCATGCCTTCTGCACCGAGGCGGTCCACCATGCTTTTCCGCCGTGCCCGCAGCGGGCTCGTACTGATTGCGGCTTTCTGGCTATGGATGCTTTTTGGCGCCGCGGACTTTGTCGCCGCCCTTTTCGGTTCACCCATACATGCTGCTCTTGCCGTGTTTGCCCTCAGCACGCTCACGCTCATTTCGCTGCTTTTCCTCCCGATCTGTATTGCGTACCTCGTGCTCAACCGGCCGAAGGGACACGCAGCACCATCTGCTGCACCGCAGGCCGGGGAGGCACACGGCAACGGCCTGGCGCCCGTAATCCGGATGATGCCCCGCCGCGCCGCCGTCCACGGTGCCGCCCTGACCAGCCGTGCCGCGGTCCGTGGCGCTGCCCTCACCAGCCGTGCCGCCGCCAAATGGCGGGACCGCGCTTCCTAGCCTGCACCGACGAGGCAGCCCCAACGGCAGGAATGTCAGAGGCGGTTGCCATTGTGGAGGTCATGAGTTCCTCACTGGGCACCCGAATGCCCTCCGCCCCCGCCGGCCCTGTCACCCACGCCCGCTACCGCCGGGAACCCTACGTCCGCTGCCGGACGGGAAACGGCAGCGTTGATGGAAAGGCCGTGGCCTGGACACGCACGGAGGTCCTCCTGCACTGGATTGACGACGACGGCCAGGCCCATAACCGGTGGACTCCGGCTTCCACTGTGCGCCGGATTGCCCGGGACGATTCCGCCTGGCGCGACCCTTACGACGACTTCCGGTTCTATTACCAGTCCTCCCCCGCCGCCGCCTGACCCTCCCCGGATTCGCCCTGCCCCGGATTCGCATGGAAGCAGCGCTGCGCTGCCGGTGCCCTCTTGACCCCTCACTGCAGAAAGGGACTGATGGAAGGGTGCGGCGTAACCGCCGCACCCGGAACTCTGTTCCGGCGGTGTTTGCGGCAGGACGTTGACGCATGGACTTTCAGCATTTGATCGAATCCGTGGGGGAATTGATGGACCTGGCGGGAGTAGCCGCCATCGTCCTGGGTGCCGTGGCAGCCACCATCGCTGCTGCCGCCGCTGCGATGCGCCGGCGCGGCCCGGTCTATGAGGAATACCGGCAGCGGCTGGGGCGAAGCATTCTGCTCGGACTGGAGTTATTGGTGGCTGCAGACATTATCCGCACGGTGGCTGTGACCCCTACCTTCGAGTCGGTGGGAATACTCGCCATAATCGTGCTTATCCGCACGTTTTTAAGTTATTCGCTGCAGCTGGAAGTCACCGGTTCCCTGCCATGGAAGCGTCCGGCAGGAGAACTCAAGAACAAGAACGAATAACGGTTCGATAAACACAGCCGCGGGCCTTGACTTGGGTACGCCACCCAATATCGTTCTCGGCATGATCAATCCAGTCTCGATTCTTCCGTCTGTTCTTTCTGCCTCCGAATTCAGCACAACTACGCAGGAAACAACCATTGGGGTCGGCGCCCTCGTTGGCTCCATGCTCGTGTTCGGCATCATCGGCTTCGTTATCAGCGGCCTGGCCATGATGGGGATGTTCAAGAAGGCCGGCCGCAAGACCTGGGAAGCCTTTATTCCCGTCTACTCCACGGTTGTGCTGTTCCGCATCGCCGGCATGTCCGGCTGGTGGATCCTGGCCCTCGCAGTGCCGGTCCTGAACATCGTGGCAGCCGTGCTCCTGGCGATCAACCTTGCGAAGGTGTTCGGCCAGGGCGTCCTGATTGCCGTCTTGATCATTTTCTTCGGCCTCTTTGTGTACTTCTACCTTTCCTACGGCTCCGCCCGGTACTTCGGCCCGCAGGCCAGCAAGGGTCCCTTCGACCTGGCCAAGAACCCGAACCAGCCCGCTTACGCGCCGGCCGGACACTAACCCACACCCCGCCCGTACAAGGCGCGCATCCCCCGGGGATGCGCGCCTTTTCTTTGCGCTTTGCACCGGCACCAGTCGGCGGGACACGGGATTTCACCGCTGCTCAGGCTTCCCCCGAAGAATTGTTAGGCACGCCGAACTTAAGGTGTTAGGTTGCTGTCATGGCCCGTACCGTCCAGCTCCCCGACACCCCGCGCCCCGCAACGCGCCCCCGCCATATCCTGTGGCTGCTTGGCCCCGCACTGGTAGCCGGGGTCGCCTACCTGGATCCCGGCAACGTTGCCAGCAACATGACTGCAGGGGCGAAGTTCGGCTACCTACTGGTCTGGGTGGTGGTGACGGGCAACGTGATGGCGTGGCTGATCCAGTACC is a window of Arthrobacter sp. zg-Y1171 DNA encoding:
- a CDS encoding amino acid permease, which codes for MSTVPGSGGSVLRRKPIEEIDEEKTGNKLFKSLGLWQLTAIGVGGIIGVGIFTLAGLVANGGPDAAPVGPAVLLSFLVAGLASAAAALSYAEFAGLVPRAGSAYTYGYVALGELIGWFIGWDLLLEYTAIVAVVAIGISGYFTEFLAGFGIEMPIWMQGTGDTVEGGLINLPAAVVCLFITWILSRGTKTFGRFELVAVGLKVLLIVFIVGLGFFYINADNYTPFLPSGFGAVFTGAATVFFAVFGYDAMSTAAEEATDGKKHMPKAILLSLAIAMVLYILATLVLTGMQNYRDISPTAGFASAFQSVGLPVIATVISAFAVLSILTVMLTFLLGVTRVWFAMSRDGLLPGWFAGTDKRGTPQRVTWIAGGTSALLAGFFPIRAVADLTNIGILAAFVVVCVAVIVLRYRQPDAPREFRLPLMPWVPAFGVLASGFLMLQLHWETWLRFGIWLVIGVLVYAFYGYRHSLLNPNSPRHRSLKMNPRPEN
- a CDS encoding DUF1622 domain-containing protein — protein: MDFQHLIESVGELMDLAGVAAIVLGAVAATIAAAAAAMRRRGPVYEEYRQRLGRSILLGLELLVAADIIRTVAVTPTFESVGILAIIVLIRTFLSYSLQLEVTGSLPWKRPAGELKNKNE
- a CDS encoding DUF5684 domain-containing protein, which gives rise to MINPVSILPSVLSASEFSTTTQETTIGVGALVGSMLVFGIIGFVISGLAMMGMFKKAGRKTWEAFIPVYSTVVLFRIAGMSGWWILALAVPVLNIVAAVLLAINLAKVFGQGVLIAVLIIFFGLFVYFYLSYGSARYFGPQASKGPFDLAKNPNQPAYAPAGH